From one Mesomycoplasma ovipneumoniae genomic stretch:
- the tsf gene encoding translation elongation factor Ts, whose translation MLKIDKLAKIKELREITDAPFVDCKTALENSDYEINGAIKWLHENGKSKALKKADRIAAEGLVLATKCEKHALIFELNSETDFVAKNQNFVKLQGEIAKLLLENDFDNLETALTIKNQDSRTIAEMLIESTATMGEKITLRRVLKTKILEGQKVGLYTHSNGQIASVVVLDGGNCTIAKDISMHVSALKPEFNFESDLPQERLAEINQKVEDSLALDKNFEKKPEEIKQKIKRGKIEKELSEFVLEFQPLATDSAISVGKYLEQNSAKLVQAVRFEVGEGIEKQAVDFYTEVNSQIKEAK comes from the coding sequence ATGTTAAAAATAGATAAATTAGCAAAAATTAAAGAATTAAGAGAAATTACGGATGCTCCTTTTGTTGATTGCAAAACAGCTCTTGAAAATTCTGACTATGAAATAAACGGTGCTATTAAATGACTTCACGAAAACGGTAAGTCAAAAGCACTAAAAAAAGCTGACCGTATTGCCGCTGAAGGTTTAGTTTTAGCAACTAAATGTGAAAAACATGCCCTAATTTTTGAACTTAATTCAGAAACAGACTTTGTTGCTAAAAATCAAAACTTTGTAAAACTTCAAGGTGAAATTGCCAAATTACTTCTAGAAAATGACTTTGATAATTTAGAAACAGCTTTAACTATTAAAAATCAAGATTCCCGTACAATTGCAGAAATGTTAATCGAATCTACCGCAACTATGGGTGAAAAAATAACCTTGCGTCGTGTACTAAAAACCAAAATTTTAGAAGGACAAAAAGTTGGGCTTTATACACATTCTAACGGACAAATTGCTTCTGTTGTTGTTTTAGATGGTGGAAATTGCACTATTGCAAAAGATATTTCTATGCATGTTTCAGCTCTAAAACCAGAATTTAATTTTGAGTCCGATTTGCCTCAAGAAAGACTTGCAGAAATCAATCAAAAAGTTGAAGATTCACTTGCCTTAGATAAGAATTTTGAAAAGAAACCTGAAGAAATCAAGCAAAAAATTAAACGTGGTAAGATTGAAAAAGAATTGTCAGAATTCGTTCTTGAATTTCAACCTTTAGCAACGGATAGCGCCATTTCTGTTGGTAAATATTTAGAACAAAATTCTGCTAAATTAGTCCAAGCTGTTCGCTTTGAAGTTGGTGAAGGCATCGAAAAACAAGCTGTCGATTTTTATACAGAAGTTAATTCTCAAATAAAAGAAGCTAAATAA
- the ffh gene encoding signal recognition particle protein yields MLDFLTNRIQSSLKKIQKSVTINEQDLAEIIREIRLALLEADVNLLVVKNFIAQVKNQVLTNGLTSKLNLQQEFLKILHQNLVSVLGVSAKPINFAKKPTTIMLVGLQGSGKTTTTAKLAVYARQKNFSKKILLVACDTYRPAAIDQLKQLGKQVSIDVFYIEKTPVEIAKDALIYSRNNNYDLVIFDTAGRLSINSELMTELVEIKKAVKPDQILFVLDALSGQDIINVAETFHKEINLTGSIITKLDSNARAGAALSITHLLKIPILFIGSGEKISALELFHPNRIADRILGMGDVMSLLEQAEENIDKQTVKKLSHRMFSGQFNLDDLLNSLAQIQKIGKFSKIIKMIPGLSGKINASQIDEVEQKMKLYKILISSMTHEERKKPKLLKNPSRRNRIIRGSGRTGAEFNRLINEFESMSKKMSEFSSKNINFDSFFK; encoded by the coding sequence ATGTTAGATTTTTTGACCAATAGAATCCAGTCATCTTTAAAAAAAATTCAGAAATCTGTAACCATTAATGAGCAAGATTTAGCAGAAATTATTCGTGAAATTCGTCTTGCTTTACTTGAGGCTGACGTTAATTTATTAGTTGTTAAAAACTTTATTGCTCAGGTAAAAAATCAGGTTTTAACAAACGGGCTGACTTCCAAACTTAATCTCCAACAAGAATTTTTGAAAATATTACACCAAAATTTAGTTTCAGTTCTTGGAGTTAGTGCAAAACCTATTAATTTTGCTAAAAAACCAACAACAATAATGCTAGTTGGTCTTCAAGGTTCAGGAAAAACTACAACTACGGCAAAACTTGCAGTTTATGCTCGTCAAAAAAATTTTTCAAAAAAAATTTTACTAGTAGCTTGTGATACTTACCGTCCTGCTGCGATTGATCAATTGAAACAATTAGGAAAACAAGTTTCAATTGATGTTTTTTATATTGAAAAAACTCCTGTTGAAATTGCAAAAGATGCCCTAATTTATAGCAGAAATAACAATTATGACCTTGTTATTTTTGACACCGCCGGTCGTCTTTCAATTAATTCTGAACTGATGACTGAGTTAGTTGAAATTAAAAAAGCTGTAAAACCTGATCAAATTCTTTTTGTTCTTGATGCCCTTTCTGGTCAAGATATAATAAATGTTGCCGAAACTTTTCATAAAGAAATTAATTTAACTGGGTCAATTATTACAAAATTAGACTCAAATGCACGTGCAGGAGCGGCTCTTTCCATCACACATTTGCTTAAAATTCCGATTTTATTTATTGGTTCAGGTGAAAAAATTTCTGCCTTAGAACTATTTCACCCAAACAGAATCGCTGATCGAATTTTAGGTATGGGTGATGTGATGTCACTTTTAGAACAAGCCGAAGAAAATATTGACAAACAAACCGTTAAAAAATTGTCTCATCGTATGTTTTCTGGTCAATTTAATTTAGATGACCTCCTAAATAGTCTTGCTCAAATTCAAAAAATTGGAAAATTTTCGAAAATAATAAAAATGATTCCTGGATTATCGGGCAAAATTAACGCAAGTCAGATTGATGAAGTTGAGCAAAAAATGAAACTTTATAAAATTTTAATCTCATCAATGACTCATGAAGAACGCAAAAAACCAAAACTTTTAAAAAATCCATCTCGCAGGAATCGAATTATTCGCGGTTCAGGTCGAACAGGTGCTGAATTTAACCGTTTAATTAATGAGTTTGAATCAATGTCCAAAAAAATGTCTGAATTTTCATCAAAAAATATTAATTTTGACTCATTTTTTAAATAA